A single region of the Silene latifolia isolate original U9 population chromosome 8, ASM4854445v1, whole genome shotgun sequence genome encodes:
- the LOC141594924 gene encoding uncharacterized protein LOC141594924 — MPSDLRLLFMSNDVISINFRKYVLLYNSSFTFTSFGVKKDRELAQRNRGVYTFRVQGHVYHFINDILPTEEEPRYIQLYFFDTDRELWHRLQISDKIEQNVIRILMRVMEINPYTQFFRSLREVGIDEESRILIKSDPIQDQRTHNAPTASQVAAIWVDDENSSNPPRHDIVIYAISGTSHRILHYYGCYILCSILFCFLLAKVDGIDIFIESVAILDVVRNPTLFRLMKFLYKQLTIYLKAKNKIRPTDSSISLRSGRLLQQYTVDMYIKIETTRLDYIRNNQNIIRADLYQGIIDSYNSGYTRGANIGRIFILPASFIGCDRDFRRRYLCSMAVVKRYGKPDIFLTMTCNPRWPEIERELLPCEEAQNRPDLVSRVFRSKLFELKKDICVRKIFGNVAGYVYVVEFQKRGLPHAHFLIILDSESKIRTPDQYDEFVSAELPDATDNPHLFSAVVRHMMHGPCGTQNPDNPCMVNGTCKNHYPREFADTTTNGRDSYPIYRRRRTGVQVTVRKSRLNNRWVVPYNPFLLAKYDCHLNVEIC, encoded by the exons ATGCCGAGTGACCTCCGATTGTTGTTCATGTCAAATGACGTTATCTCTATAAATTTCAGAAAGTATGTTCTGTTGTATAATAGTTCTTTTACTTTTACTTCCTTTGGAGTTAAGAAAGATCGTGAACTGGCGCAAAGAAATCGTGGCGTTTATACATTTAGAGTTCAAGGCCATGTTTATCATTTCATTAACGACATTCTGCCGACTGAAGAAGAACCTAGATATATACAACTGTATTTTTTCGATACAGATCGAGAATTGTGGCATAGACTTCAGATTTCTGACAAAATTGAGCAGAATGTGATTCGTATTCTGATGCGTGTTATGGAAATTAACCCATACACTCAATTCTTCAGATCTCTAAGAGAAGTTGGTATAGACGAGGAAAGTCGTATTTTAATAAAATCAGATCCAATCCAGGATCAAAGAACGCACAACGCTCCAACGGCGTCGCAGGTTGCGGCGATTTGGGTCGATGATGAAAACTCATCAAATCCTCCTCGGCATGATATCGTCATATATGCTATTTCTGGAACAAGTCACCGAATATTACATTATTACGGTTGCTATATCCTTTGCAGTATCCTCTTTTGTTTCCTTTTGGCGAAAGTGGATGGCATAGACATATTTATCGAGTCAGTAGCCATCCTAGACGTCGTCCGGAACCCCACACTTTTCCGATTAATGAAGTTCTTATACAAACAGCTGACGATTTACTTGAAAGCGAAGAACAAG ATTCGTCCAACCGATTCATCAATTTCACTAAGAAGTGGTCGTCTTCTCCAACAATATACAGTAGATATGTATATTAAAATTGAGACGACGAGACTTGATTACATAAGAAATAATCAAAATATAATTCGCGCAGACCTGTATCAAGGAATCATTGACAGCTACAACTCTGGATACACACGAGGCGCAAATATTGGCCGCATTTTTATACTACCTGCTAGCTTTATTGGGTGTGATCGTGACTTCCGACGCCGCTATCTCTGTTCTATGGCGGTCGTGAAACGTTATGGAAAACCAGATATATTTCTGACTATGACGTGCAACCCTCGATGGCCagaaatagaacgagaattaTTGCCTTGTGAAGAAGCGCAGAATAGACCTGATCTTGTTTCCCGTGTTTTTCGATCGAAACTTTTTGAGTTAAAAAAGGACATCTGTGTTCGAAAAATATTTGGTAATGTTGCGGGTTATGTTTACGTCGTTGAGTTCCAAAAGCGAGGGCTACCACATGCACATTTTCTAATCATTCTTGATTCTGAAAGCAAAATCAGAACGCCTGACCAATATGATGAATTTGTTTCTGCAGAATTACCTGATGCTACCGATAACCCTCACCTTTTCTCTGCAGTTGTTCGTCATATGATGCATGGTCCATGCGGTACACAAAACCCTGATAATCCTTGTATGGTAAATGGTACGTGTAAGAACCATTACCCTCGTGAATTTGCAGATACAACAACAAACGGCCGTGATTCGTATCCAATTTATCGTAGAAGGCGTACGGGTGTTCAGGTTACTGTACGTAAATCGAGACTTAACAATCGATGGGTTGTTCCTTACAACCCATTTTTATTGGCCAAATATGACTGTCACCTAAACGTTGAGATATGTTGA
- the LOC141594922 gene encoding ATP-dependent DNA helicase PIF1-like, producing the protein MYKYVYKGHDRISFAVTDPSGNGQESFDEITAYQSARWISLPEAAWRIFGFHLNEIHPNVVPLQVHLPNMQTVSFQPWENLGYVLDDESRNRTMLTAFFKQNETDTFSQTLLYSQLPEYYVWHNKRSHRFWTPREKGFALGRLVYANPSEGERYYLRLLHSNIRGPKSFDDLKSINGITCSSFRESAYMHGLLETDNSIEQCLAEAVQYQMPAALRRLFATLLIYCQPNNPRLLWDKFYTSLSEDYAYDFPAQGHKVLQMTVTNICCILESMGKSFSNFNFGDLNFEAAYFSHSITKEIEEELNIPISSEDINAVNMLNEEQRLAYDKIYRRVTENGTGSFFLDGPGGTGKTFLYTTLLANLRAKGHIYLTVASSGIAAANLPGGRTSNSRFKIPLDIENNQSSQISKQSPLAELIRSCKLIVWDEAPMAKRQSIEYFEKTLRDVCSSTKMFGGKIVVFGGDFRQVLPVIPKSTLQEAINSSFVMSPLWHELERLHLTVNMRAMGDPAFCDFVLSVGNGSHPYENGKDVKLPRSIVISGTEEPTLIEELIDTIYPDIQQLNINPSLTTKRAILTPKNDDTQMINSILVYRQEGEPFTYRSFDEATDVATEQYPVEFLNTLQPSGLPPHELVLKINSPIILLRNLDPTSGLCNGTRLICKAFDRNVIDAEIVVGHHKGKRVFIPRIPLQPSPSDKFPFQFRRKQFPIRLSFAMTINKAQGQTLSRVGIYLPRPVFSHGQL; encoded by the coding sequence ATGTACAAGTATGTATATAAGGGCCATGACCGTATTTCTTTTGCTGTTACTGATCCAAGTGGCAACGGTCAAGAATCATTTGATGAGATTACCGCATATCAATCAGCTAGATGGATTTCCCTACCAGAGGCAGCGTGGAGAATTTTTGGATTTCATTTGAACGAAATACATCCCAATGTTGTTCCTTTACAAGTACACTTACCAAACATGCAGACAGTTAGTTTTCAACCGTGGGAAAACCTTGGATATGTTTTGGATGACGAATCTCGCAACAGAACAATGTTAACGGCTTTTTTCAAGCAAAACGAAACTGATACTTTCTCTCAGACCTTATTATACAGTCAACTTCCCGAATATTATGTATGGCATAATAAAAGAAGTCACAGATTTTGGACTCCTAGGGAGAAAGGATTTGCCTTAGGACGTTTGGTTTATGCAAACCCCTCAGAAGGAGAACGGTATTATTTACGCCTTTTGCACTCAAACATTAGGGGTCCGAAGTCTTTTGATGATCTAAAATCAATAAATGGCATAACATGTAGTTCTTTCAGAGAGTCGGCTTACATGCATGGATTGCTTGAAACAGATAATTCAATTGAACAGTGCTTGGCAGAAGCAGTTCAATATCAAATGCCAGCAGCGCTACGCAGATTATTTGCAACTTTGCTCATTTACTGTCAGCCAAATAATCCAAGATTGTTGTGGGATAAATTCTATACTTCATTGTCTGAAGACTATGCATATGATTTTCCTGCACAAGGCCATAAAGTGTTACAAATGACTGTTACAAATATTTGTTGCATACTTGAATCAATGGGCAAGAGTTTTAGTAATTTCAACTTTGGCGATCTGAATTTTGAGGCTGCTTATTTCAGTCATTCAATAACCAAAGAAATTGAAGAAGAGCTTAATATTCCAATAAGTTCTGAAGACATAAATGCTGTGAACATGTTAAATGAAGAACAACGTCTTGCCTATGATAAAATTTACAGAAGGGTTACAGAGAATGGTACTGGTTCTTTTTTCTTAGATGGCCCCGGAGGTACAGGAAAAACCTTTTTGTACACAACATTGCTTGCAAATCTAAGAGCAAAAGGACATATTTATCTTACAGTTGCAAGTTCAGGTATTGCAGCAGCAAATCTTCCGGGTGGTAGAACTTCAAATTCTCGATTCAAGATCCCTCTTGATATAGAAAATAACCAAAGTTCTCAAATCTCAAAGCAAAGTCCTTTGGCGGAACTTATTCGATCATGTAAGTTAATCGTTTGGGATGAAGCTCCAATGGCAAAAAGACAGTCAATTGAATATTTTGAAAAAACATTGCGTGACGTATGCTCAAGTACAAAAATGTTTGGTGGAAAAATTGTCGTTTTTGGAGGAGATTTTAGACAGGTATTGCCTGTTATACCTAAAAGTACATTACAAGAGGCAATCAATTCCAGTTTTGTTATGTCTCCTTTGTGGCATGAACTTGAAAGACTTCATTTAACTGTTAATATGAGGGCTATGGGTGATCCTGCTTTTTGCGACTTCGTTCTAAGTGTTGGTAATGGTTCCCATCCTTATGAAAATGGGAAGGATGTCAAATTACCAAGGTCGATTGTCATATCTGGAACAGAAGAACCTACACTAATTGAGGAACTCATTGATACAATTTATCCAGATATACAACAACTTAATATAAACCCGTCTCTTACAACCAAAAGAGCAATACTAACTCCTAAAAACGATGATACGCAAATGATAAATTCTATATTAGTTTATCGACAAGAAGGTGAACCATTTACCTACAGAAGTTTTGACGAAGCAACAGATGTAGCAACAGAACAATATCCAGTGGAGTTTCTTAATACACTTCAGCCAAGTGGTCTTCCGCCGCATGAATTGGTCTTGAAAATAAATAGTCCTATTATTTTGCTGAGAAACTTAGATCCAACTTCGGGTCTTTGTAACGGTACACGACTCATTTGCAAAGCCTTTGATAGAAATGTTATTGACGCGGAAATTGTTGTGGGACATCACAAGGGAAAAAGAGTCTTCATACCAAGAATTCCACTTCAGCCATCTCCTTCCGACAAATTTCCTTTTCAATTCAGGAGAAAACAATTTCCGATTCGATTGAGTTTCGCAATGACTATTAACAAAGCGCAAGGACAGACGCTTAGTAGAGTTGGAATATATTTGCCTAGACCAGTCTTCTCACATGGTCAATTGTAA